Proteins encoded in a region of the Apostichopus japonicus isolate 1M-3 chromosome 19, ASM3797524v1, whole genome shotgun sequence genome:
- the LOC139960044 gene encoding uncharacterized protein has product MRRKRREKPEDVAISMVKRKTDRDGFYVKEIPQKGRGVFAKVKFTKGEFLLQYAGSLLSVNEGDKLEEEEGSSGFRFFISCKGKEFCIDATEERETGPILGRLVNHGEKNEVNVKPSILDFEGTPVICLFALTDIAEGEELLYDYGVSNLPWKQQAKAYNENGSTSSVATGISASLKKDILSSLEKRVSDQHSELISSVIDTEDSPESNASTSDPTPMTESEQNEKESSSPTKISAEGLETFSLVMDTKEPSYGDVSTSDSQPMNANEQNEERSSSQEKDISTIGTKISSSVMHTEDPSNRYALNSDTQPMTVSERNKKGSSSPDKDITVEGPEICSLLMDPEDPSDSSALTSDSQPMTADDMKFAPKILMKETPMKHTEVSSLVLNLETENVLKDASQLLNEKSPLSLEKYMSDIGSEICSLIMDTEDSLECNASTIDSQLMTQDIPAKGPETCSLVMDNEVSESDASTSESESESSHSDDYVPESDYSEDGESYVIPLPRFTQRSGCVSSSSSRKCSSHNTKQNCEEETDCVSSSSDIINQCSQEKTSCNSALSSRSCGIQVLQTNNGRKRKYDKSAYCPFCQTSQAKLPRHLSEFKEHKDEPEVIQWLATKDPELKAKRLTKMRNYGNFVHNAKVRKENQGVLIPVYRPNFTADPDDYLPCSDCFGYYAKSDLWKHRCPFRKHVGAQNAKPAKRRNYIKEGKMMLPEFGLTKITSEIFSSLRCDEEGVARFIKADTLTRQLAEKLALKLGHDKDQYTYIRTKLREVGRMVVEYRQLTGESNASLTDLIDPKKFVAVVNATRQTSGFDADSHLYETPSLALKIGHSLKKSAEILKGDALMKGDFDLEKRSKAFIELYNMKWEELVSTHALRTLNENKRNEPKYLPVTSDIVKLTKYLKDKVACGVNVLKNESTSKPNDAKHTWKDLAEVTLASLIVFNRKRSGEVAKMTTSDLTKCTKGGNGVAVEGLSKLEQELCKVLWRVEIIGKKTRTVPVLMTNELKEALDLLYQRRREAGVLETNPYIFATLHSEGHIRGPDVIRTHARNCGAIHPEYVTSTSLRKHIATVCQIMNLKDNELDIIARFMGHDIRTHREYYRLPDQTLQVAKVSKVLFNIENGNLQNVVGKSLDEIQIQPDEEVPRDEDVEDDYSTIAVSSTASDYTDSKVKASEGVKKTKQNTTKKPWTTEEKQVVARIFKSCFLKNNLPGKDKIMTAIHAEPTLQSRTWRNIKDFIRNQNRKSDPLSFVTL; this is encoded by the exons ATGAGGaggaaaagaagagagaaaccAGAAGATGTTGCCATTTCCATGGTTAAACGAAAAACTGATAGAGATGGATTTTATGTAAAAGAAATACCACAAAAAG GCAGAGGAGTGTTTGCGAAGGTCAAATTTACCAAAGGAGAGTTTCTACTGCAGTATGCTGGGTCACTTCTGTCAGTTAATGAAGGAGATAAGCTTGAAGAGGAAGAAGGGTCATCAGGCTTtagatttttcatttcatgtaaaGGAAAGGAGTTCTG taTTGATGCAACAGAAGAACGAGAGACAGGGCCTATATTGGGACGGTTGGTAAACCACGGAGAGAAAAATGAAGTAAACGTGAAGCCATCTATTCTTGATTTTGAAGGCACACCAGTAATATGCCTTTTTGCCCTCACTGACATAGCAGAAGGTGAGGAGCTGCTATACGATTACGGTGTGTCTAATCTACCCTGGAAGCAGCAAGCTAAG GCTTATAATGAAAATGGATCAACATCATCTGTGGCAACGGGGATATCAGCATCTCTCAAAAAGGATATTTTGTCATCGCTGGAAAAGAGAGTTTCAGATCAACACTCTGAGTTAATTTCGTCAGTCATAGACACAGAAGACTCACCAGAGAGCAATGCATCAACCAGTGACCCCACACCAATGACTGAGAGTGAACAAAATGAGAAGGAATCATCATCTCCCACAAAGATATCAGCTGAAGGACTTGAAACATTTTCGTTGGTGATGGACACTAAAGAACCCTCATATGGCGATGTCTCAACTAGTGACTCACAACCCATGAATGCTAATGAACAAAACGAAGAGAGATCATCATCTCAGGAAAAGGACATATCAACTATAGGAACTAAAATAAGTTCATCGGTAATGCACACTGAGGACCCCTCAAACAGGTATGCCTTAAACTCTGACACACAACCCATGACTGTTTCGGAACGAAATAAAAAGGGATCATCATCTCCAGACAAGGACATAACAGTTGAAGGACCTGAAATATGTTCATTACTCATGGACCCTGAAGACCCCTCAGACAGCTCTGCTTTAACATCTGATTCACAACCCATGACTGCTGATGATATGAAGTTTGCACCAAAGATTTTGATGAAAGAGACTCCAATGAAGCATACTGAAGTAAGCTCTTTGGTCCTGAACTTGGAAACTGAAAACGTTTTAAAAGATGCATCTCAATTACTCAATGAAAAGAGTCCACTTTCTTTGGAAAAGTATATGTCAGACATAGGATCTGAAATATGTTCCCTGATCATGGACACTGAGGACTCCTTGGAATGCAATGCCTCAACCATTGATTCTCAACTCATGACTCAGGACATACCTGCTAAAGGGCCTGAAACATGTTCCTTAGTCATGGACAATGAAGTCTCTGAAAGTGATGCCTCAACCAGTGAGTCAGAATCTGAGTCTTCTCATAGTGATGACTATGTGCCTGAATCTGATTATTCTGAGGATGGAGAAAGTTATGTCATACCCTTACCTCGATTCACACAGAGGAGTGGTTGTGTATCTAGCTCTTCAAGCAGAAAATGTTCATCTCACAATACAAAACAGAACTGTGAAGAAGAAACTGATTGTGTATCCAGCTCATCAGACATTATCAACCAATGCTCTCAGGAAAAAACCAGTTGTAACTCAGCATTATCAAGCAGATCATGTGGGATTCAGGTGTTGCAAACAAATAATGGTAGAAAAAGGAAATATGATAAGAGTGCATATTGCCCATTTTGCCAAACAAGCCAAGCAAAATTGCCTCGACATCTCTCTGAATTTAAGGAACATAAGGATGAGCCAGAAGTTATTCAATGGCTGGCAACTAAAGACCCAGAGCTGAAGGCTAAAAGACTTACAAAAATGAGAAATTATGGAAACTTTGTACACAATGCAAAAGTAAGGAAAGAAAACCAAGGAGTTTTGATTCCAGTTTACCGGCCAAATTTCACGGCAGACCCAGATGATTACTTACCATGCAGTGATTGCTTTGGCTATTATGCCAAAAGTGATCTGTGGAAACACCGTTGTCCATTTAGAAAGCATGTAGGCGCACAAAATGCAAAACCAGCAAAGAGGAGGAATTACATTAAAGAAGGGAAAATGATGTTGCCTGAATTTGGCCTAACCAAGATAACTTCAGAAATCTTTTCGAGTCTTAGATGTGATGAGGAAGGCGTTGCACGTTTCATTAAAGCAGACACGTTAACCAGACAGCTGGCAGAAAAGCTTGCCTTGAAACTTGGTCATGATAAAGAccagtatacatatattagAACGAAATTAAGAGAAGTTGGCCGCATGGTAGTTGAATACAGACAATTGACTGGTGAAAGTAATGCATCATTAACCGACTTGATCGATCCAAAGAAGTTTGTAGCTGTTGTAAACGCCACACGCCAGACATCAGGCTTTGATGCTGATAGCCACCTTTATGAGACACCAAGTCTAGCACTAAAAATTGGTCACAGCCTGAAGAAGTCTGCAGAAATCTTAAAAGGTGATGCTCTAATGAAAGGTGATTTTGACCTTGAAAAGCGAAGCAAAGCCTTTATTGAGCTGTATAACATGAAGTGGGAAGAGCTTGTTTCAACGCATGCTTTGAGAACTCTAAATGAGAACAAGAGAAATGAACCAAAGTACCTCCCAGTCACAAGTGATATTGTCAAACTAACCAAGTACCTCAAAGACAAAGTTGCATGTGGAGTGAATGTACTGAAGAATGAGTCAACAAGTAAACCAAATGACGCAAAACATACCTGGAAAGACCTAGCTGAAGTGACCCTCGCCTCCTTGATAGTGTTCAACCGAAAGCGATCAGGTGAAGTTGCAAAAATGACGACATCAGACCTAACCAAATGCACAAAGGGTGGTAATGGAGTTGCGGTAGAAGGATTATCAAAATTGGAACAGGAGCTATGCAAAGTACTGTGGCGAGTAGAGATAATCGGAAAGAAAACTAGAACTGTTCCAGTGTTAATGACAAACGAGTTGAAGGAAGCATTGGATCTACTCTACCAGAGAAGAAGAGAGGCTGGTGTTTTGGAGACAAATCCGTACATTTTTGCAACATTGCACAGTGAAGGTCATATCAGAGGACCTGATGTGATTAGAACACATGCCAGGAATTGTGGGGCGATCCATCCTGAGTATGTAACATCGACAAGCCTTCGCAAGCACATTGCGACAGTTTGCCAAATAATGAACTTAAAAGACAATGAACTTGACATCATTGCTCGTTTCATGGGACACGACATTAGGACACACAGAGAATACTACAGATTACCTGATCAGACGTTGCAAGTGGCAAAAGTGTCTAAAGTCTTGTTCAACATAGAAAATGGCAACCTCCAAAATGTAGTTGGAAAGAGCTTGGATGAAATCCAAATACAGCCTGATGAAG AGGTCCCACGTGATGAAGACGTTGAAGATGATTACAGTACTATTGCGGTGTCATCCACTGCATCCGATTACACAGACTCCAAGGTCAAAGCAAGTGAAG GTgtaaagaagacaaaacaaaacacaacgAAGAAGCCATGGACCACAGAAGAAAAGCAAGTTGTAGCAAGAATATTCAAGAGCTGCTTTCTAAAGAACAATCTTCCTGGAAAAGACAAGATCATGACAGCTATACATGCTGAGCCAACACTACAATCTAGGACGTGGAGGAACATCAAAGACTTCATTCGAAACCAAAATAGAAAAAGCGATCCATTGAGTTTTGTGACACTATAG